A window of Hymenobacter siberiensis genomic DNA:
CGGTGTCGGGACTGCCGATGAGGTCGCCGGTGAGGCGCACAAACAGGATGCCGTTGTCGACGGTGCTGGTGGTGGTCATGCGTGGGAGTTTCGAGCGGCAGCTTGGGCGCGACAGTCCCCGCAAATGCCGTACAGATTTAAAGAATGATGCAAGATATGGAAGTTCAGGAGGTCGCCGACCATGGTTTGGATGCCGTGGATGCGGGGGTCGCAGAATTCCACCACTTTATGGCATTCGGTGCAAATGACGTGGTCGTGCTGGCGGTAGCCGTAGCTCTTTTCGTACTGGGCGAGGTTGCGGCCGAATTGGTGCTTACTGACAAGGCCCTGCTCTACTAATAAGTCAAGCGTATTATAAACGGTGGCGCGGCTGACCTGCAGGCCGCGCTCTTTCATGCCGGCGTAGAGCTCGTCGACATCGAAGTGGCCGGAGCGGGCGTAAATTTCTTCGAGAATGGCGTAGCGCTCACCGGTTTTGCGGAGGCCTTTGTTTTCGAGGTGGGCAGTGAATAGCTTCTTGACTTCTTCGAGCTTGTCGGTATTAAGGGTAGCCTGGGAGGCGGCGCTGGGCGTATGCTTAGCGGCGTAGCCGGTTTCGGACGAGCCGCCCGTGCTTTGTCCAACCGCATCGGCGGAGGGATTGGGCAAGGTTGGGACGGCGGTGGGTTTGTTCACTGTATATATAAGGAGTGATGCGGTGGGACAAAAGTACGGCTGTTCTGATAGAACGCGTCCCCCGGTGCGCCTACTGCTCGAAATAGAGGTGGTAATGGTTGGCACAGCCGGGGTTAAAGGCGGCCTGACAATGCGGGCAGGTACTATCGCAGCTTAAGTAGCGGGTGATGGGTAAGGTTTGGTGGCAGTTGCCACAGTAGATGGCTTCGGCTTGGAATTCGG
This region includes:
- a CDS encoding Fur family transcriptional regulator, with the protein product MPNPSADAVGQSTGGSSETGYAAKHTPSAASQATLNTDKLEEVKKLFTAHLENKGLRKTGERYAILEEIYARSGHFDVDELYAGMKERGLQVSRATVYNTLDLLVEQGLVSKHQFGRNLAQYEKSYGYRQHDHVICTECHKVVEFCDPRIHGIQTMVGDLLNFHILHHSLNLYGICGDCRAQAAARNSHA